gaagatctttatcggtcagaccgcataacaacatacgttgttccttttgtcatcggtatgttacttgctcgagattcgatcgtcggtatctcaatacctagttcaatctcgttaccggcaagtctctttactcgttccgtaatacatcatctcacaactaacatattagttgcagtgcttgcaaggcttatgtgatgtgcattaccgagggggcccttagatacctctccgataatcggagtgataaatcctaatctcgaaatacgccaacccaacaagtacctttggagacacctgtagagcacctttataatcacccagttacgttgtgacgtttggtagcacacaaagtgttcctccgataaacaggagttgcataatctcatagtcataggaacatgtataagttatgaagaaagcaatagcaacaaactagacgatcaagtgctaagctaatggaatgggtcaagtcaatcacatcattctcctaatgatgtgatcccgttaatcaaatgacaactcatgtctatggctaggaaacataaccatctttgatcaacgagctagtcaagtagaggcatactagtgacactctgtttgtctatgtattcacacatgtattatgtttccggttaatacaattctagcatgaataataaacatttatcatgatataaggaaataaataataacttttattattgcctctagggcatatttccttcaaggacaacatacaatcataccataggctagcttctagggattagcctcttcgatctcatggtagatcaactcttgcactactcatattatcaagaacaatcaagcaggatgtagggtattacctccatcaagagggcccgaacctgggtatacatcgtgtcccccgcctcctgttaccatccgccttagacgcacagttcgggaccccctaccagagatccaccggttttgacaccgataggcATATTATAATATTAGTAAGTATGTTGTAACATGCCCAGAGATCACTTCCTCTACTCCCTGCGAGAAAACAATCCCGGAGCCATCATTTGCATTACATGCCTCAGCATcaagttctagttgtatcgatcgggatacaactccgagCGTCCGTTACCATGGacccggctattcgaatagatagaATTCTTCCCTGCatgggtgcaccaacttacccaacacgctcgatcaactccggccggacacaccaTCAGGTCATGACCGGCCTCGGCCGATCAACACAACGTAGTCCTACCTAGGCTCAACAgagatgctgatatgtctccaatgtatctataattttttattgtcccatgctattatattataaaccttggatattttatatgcattaatatgctattttacatgatttttgtgactaaactattaacctagagcccagtgccagtttctgttttttccttgtttttaagtatcgcagaaaaggaaaatcaaacggagtccaattgacgggaaacttcacggagatcattcttggactagaagaagcccacggagtatcggaggtgggccagaagagtcccgaggccaccacgagggtgggggggtgcgccccctgcctcatggccgccttgggaactgaaggaaatatgccctagaggcaataataaagttattatttatttccttatatcatgataaatgtttattatccatgctagaattgtattaaccggaaacatgatacatgtgtgaatacatagacaaaacagattgtcactagtatgcctctacttgactagctcgttaatcaaagatggttatgtttcctagccatagataaagagttgtcatttgattaacaaggtcacatcattaggagaatgatgtgattgacttgacccatttcgttagattagcacttgatcatttagtttgttgctattgcttttcttcatgacttatacatgttcctatgactatgagattattcaactcccgtttaccggaggaacactttgtgtgctaccaaacgtcacaacgtatctgggtgattataaaggtgctctacaggtgtctccgaaggtacttgttgggttggcgtatttcgagattaggatttgtcactccgattgtcggagaggtatctctaggcccactcggtaatacacatcacataagccttgcaagcattgcaattaatgagttggttgcgggatgatgtgctacggaacgagtaaagagacttgccggtaacgagattgaactaggtattgagataccgacgatcgaatctcgggcaagtaacataccgatgacaaagggaacaacgtatgttgttatgcggtccgaccgataaagatcttcgtagaatatataggagccaatatggtaatccaggttccgctattggttattgaccagagaggtgtctcggtcatgtctacatagttctcgaacccgtagggtcagcacgcttaacgttcgttgacgatatagtactactAGTAAAAATGCATGTGCATTGCACCGGGCAAAAAAAGGCGATACAACGCAATATCATTAAGCACCAATTATTATATCCAATAACAAAAGAGTATGTGTGTTGCACCGCGGGACGTTTGTGCTGCGCTGCAGAGAAAACACCGCAATTTTTTTCCGAAAAACCTGCTCTGGTAGTTGCAAAGAATTTTGTACATAGTTGCAAAGAATTTTGTACATAGTTGCAAAGAATTCAGTACATAGCAAGATAGGTACACGCCTGCTGGAAAGTATCTAAAACTGAAAGAAGAAAAGCAGCGAGGATGTACGCAACATGTTCCCTAAGCAGGGTCTCCACCTTACCACCAGGAAAGAAGAATCCCTGGTCCTCTCAGTCTTTCAAGTTTCGTCCGACTCTTTCTTCCCCAAGGTCACACCTGCATCCATTTTCTATCAATTTACAGAAAATGGAACATCCTTTTTATCTAGTACCAATTTACAGAGAACGAAAGTATGCTACTTTCGAACACTTCCTGCAAGAACTCTTCCACAGCATAGCCATGATTAGTACACCAATCTAATACTAAAACTTATTCATACATGTGTCAATCTGTGTGACTCAAACAACAAGCATGTACATGTATTAGTTCTAATTTCACTTGCTAGGATCAGAGGTAACTAACCAGCAAGAGTTATTACAGTATCTTGAAATGAAGCATTGCTAGCCCCTACAATCAAATTTGTCGACATCCATAGAGCATATATAGTCGATAAATACTCTGATTTTCTCCAGGGATTAAATTTTTTTATCTAATAAATTGTTGATTCATCATGGTCCAGCATAAAAAAGAAGTGGTAGTTATAATCTGTTATCTAATAAAGTGGTTCAGGGTGTCAAACACAATATGAATTTTGAAACAGTTTCATTGCGCAGGAGCAGATGGCCTGCAGTTATGTTTGTGAAATTTACTGGCCAGAGAAAAAAATGTGAAATACCAAATTCTAAACAGCTCGGCATCAGGAGAGGCAGCACCTCATCATATATTGGGTCTTTAACAAAATCAAAGACATAGTAAGAGTATTCCTGAGCTCCTACAGTCATACATACTTGAGCTAGCTGATAGTGACATATTACTACATCTATGTGAACCTTTATTATCCTATTCTGCTTTTCTTGATCCTCTGCTTTGCTATAAAGCTCAGATTTGGTAACTTAACCCTGAACTTCTAAAACATGCTTTCATTTTCCAGAAAAAGAAGTAAATTTCTTTGGCATGATCAAGCCAAATCAACCTCATCCGTCTTGGCCCCTAGCTCAAATGATATAAAGCTGAGGCAACTAACATTTTTCCACTTTGTAATGAGATTACAGTCTGCATAATCCTGGTCCAGGCAAAATTCATACAGCTCCTTAGATATATACTTCCTTCTTCTATAGAAAAGATCATAAATGTAACGGCTTCTTGGATGAGAAATGCGGAAAATTAGCCAGAGTGCTTCACACTTTCCCTGTATGACCAAGGGTAACATCTGAATTCCTCAAATTAGTGTATATTCTACAGACTTGATTCCCCCCTAAAAACATACATCCACGCCTCTAGACTTCTTTCTTCTCTGAAAAATCTGAAAACATACCAAGATCTGATTATAGAATAAAATTTAATGATCCATTAAACTTGAAATCTGTACGAATATACATGAAaaaaactgaaatctccattgttGATTTCTAACAGCACGAAATTTGAGTCACACCTCAAATCTTCAGGCAGAGGTAGTCTGTTGTAGGCACAATCATAAATTAGCTAGAACCCTGTCATGCAAACTACCAACAGAAAATTGACTTTGTTTATCAATTGGAGGCTTACTGGATTCAATATCCATCTAATATCCACAAAAGATGAGGTTGCTGGGAGTTCTCCGTGAATCAGAGCCTGCTCCAAAGCCTATTGTGCAGTGATCCTACGATCGGACAGAAAGGTACATTCTATAATATGTATTATTAGAGAACTGATAGACTGTTCACTTTTCTCAAATGCAATAAATTTTTCAACCATTACCAACGTGCAGACCTTTGATGATTCAACTCACATTAACCATGTAAAAATTCAGAGCAGTGGGGTACCTTGTTGTCGACCATCAGAGAAACTTCCAGTTATGCCTCACCGGCCACAATGTCCACATGTAGAACCCAATGGGAGCACTCTCTCCGTTCATACTTGGAACACGATGTGCTTGTGTTGACAGACATCGTAAAAAGAAGCACCAGACAGTGCACTCACAAACCTAGAAACTGACATCGATGACTCGGCAGAACATGTGGTGAAGCCCACGCTCACCGCTTCCCAATGTGTTCGAGGTGGCCCTCCTCCACCACAAGACGGTTGTGTCAGATGGCATTGGAGCGGTACGCTACGGCCACAGCGGCTGGAGGTGGAAGGTTGCCGTCACCACCGTGGTGGGAGTGACGCCTCAATCAGTCACTAACAACAAAATCAAGGTGAAATTGTCCtgaaaaaagaaaacaaaagcaAATGAATCCAGTGCCCTGGCTACATTTAGATAAATAGCTATCCAAATTTAAATGTAGTAGTCATACAGAAGAGCAACCGAACTCGCATTTGCTCCATACTGACTTTTGCTTTGTCTATGTATTGCACACCGTCGGCCAATTCCCTTATGCAGCTGCACCTAAGCATCCGAACAAACACAAATCCTGCAAAAAAACTAAGAATTTATTGATTGAGTATATGAAATTGCACAAAACGCAAGTTGAATCCTAAAAAAATAGGATAATCATTGAGACAATACATAAGCATGTACTGTATGTGCACCATAGATTCAGGATGAATAACAAGAAGAGATTAGCATGATGGTTGAGGGAGCTATGGGCTTGCTGCTCCATGCCACGCTCACCCCCGATGAGGAGTCGTGGGAATGCCATCCTCCAACCCCAGCCGCCGGGTGATCTGGAAGTCTCGCACCACACCAGAGGGGCCGCGGCTGTCCGCCAGCAGCACAGCGAGCCCCATGGTGAGGCATACGTTGAGGAAGCTACAGCTTTGCTTGCGTCTGAGGCACCTTCACCCATGGCGAACTGGGCGACGCCAGCAACTTCGTGACGCCACGGACGGCGTCCTATTGGATGATGTAGTTCGGGCGGCATCCATTGGAGGAGTTGGGTTGCGACGGGGGCGGCGAGCGGGCAGAGGTGTGACCGCCGAGGCGGGGATGTCCAGCGGGCTGACACGCGAACGCGGAGGCGAGCGGGCTGAGGTGCTGCCGTGGCGGCGAGGGGGCTGAggtgtggcggcggcgagggctcGGCAAGGGCAAAGGCGAGGGTTCGAGTTGAGGAGGCAGATGCGTACGGGTATGTGGGCCTGATTCACTGGGCCAAAGTGCACGGTCGAGCATTGTTTGCATCGTTTGATGCACACGACGTGGTTTCCCGAATTAGTACCACCTCGTgtatatgttttaaattcaaactaAAAACCTAAATTTACAGaaagaaagcgtattgtgacggtgaacccacggagtcaatccgtgctttattattagggatagatatgagttatgtatgttggtggcCCAATGTttcggagtccaggatgagatcatggacatgacgaggaactccaaAATGGTCTGGATAtgaagtttgatatatgggataatagtgtttggtcactggaagggttccggaattcaccggaaggggttccggatgtttcccgaaatgtttgggtacgagaacactttatttgggccaaaggggaaagcccacaagtcACTGTTTTAATCATTTTGGAACACTTCAACCTTTTATAAAAACTTGGTTTCTTCACCAACAAAACTTATGATTTATTTGCCATagtttgaacattttagtttgacatttgaaaacttttatttttgactttattttaaatttgaatttgaactgtTTTCGAATCAACGAGAGTCTAACAATAGTAAAcatggtgacgtggcatcattagtcggagattactgtagcttaactaccggggcgttacaaatctcctccactacaagaaatatcgtcccgagatttaagaggt
The genomic region above belongs to Triticum urartu cultivar G1812 unplaced genomic scaffold, Tu2.1 TuUngrouped_contig_7247, whole genome shotgun sequence and contains:
- the LOC125531490 gene encoding uncharacterized protein LOC125531490, with translation MPPELHHPIGRRPWRHEVAGVAQFAMGEGASDASKAVASSTYASPWGSLCCWRTAAAPLVWCETSRSPGGWGWRMAFPRLLIGGFVFVRMLRCSCIRELADGVQYIDKAKDNFTLILLLVTD